A region of the Canis lupus dingo isolate Sandy chromosome 8, ASM325472v2, whole genome shotgun sequence genome:
aactgattgagccacccaggcatccctctcctaataatttttatctcttttggtATTCTCTGTTCAATGAAACATTGTTAtaccttcctttatttcttaattatggtttccttagttctttgaacatactTATAAAAGTTACTTTGAGGTTTCTTCTGTTAAATCTAACATCTAGTCACTCATGGGTAGTTTCTGTTGCCTGCTTTTCTTCCTGTGTGTAGAACATactcctgtttctttgtatgtctcttaattttttttgtggattttagACACTATATTGCAACTCTGGGTATTACCCTTgccttctctccccccccctccatcttgttatttgcttttttgtttagtGACTGCTGTATTATTTTAGTATAGtctgtctcctccccacctcctgttcTTTGCTACAAACTAGCTATCCTATAGTTTAGCCTGTATCTTCATAGAATCTAAGAACTTCCTCTCAATTACCTTTCACCACAGTCTCCACTGATTTTGAGAGCACCCTTTGGGCTTGGATTTTTCCAGGTCTGTTGCAAATGAAGTCAGTTCATTTGGGAAGAGATTAGGAGCTATTTTGTGGCTTACTTTTCCTCCTGGACAAAATCTCTTAGAGATCTGAAGTTAAGAATGGGAACAGTGTTGTGTTCCTGTGCAACAGCCCAACTTTAGGTACTGAGTACttggtggaggtggggagcagtAGCCTTagatcttttttacttttttcactgCCTCAGTGAACTATCCCAGTATCCTCAGTGGCACCATGCCCCTGGTAGAGCCTCCATTACATAAATGGAGGCTGACGAAgaaggaagctcccaactgtcaACTGCACTCACGTGAAACAGTCTCAGTGATAGGTGGCTTGTGGCCAGGATCAGAAATACTGATTGATGTTCTGttgtgcagtatttgtctttctttaactggcttattttattagcataatatcctcaaggttcatctacgTTGTTGCCTACAGTAGGATTCCTTTTTCTAAGACTgaattttccattatatatatgtgtgtgtgtgtgtgtgtgtgtgtgcgcgcgcgccacattttcttcatgcattcattcatcaatggacatttaggttgtttctacatcctggctattgtgaataatgctacagtgaagaTGGGAGAggaaatatctctttgagatcctaatttcatttcttttgggtaaataccaataTTGTAAATGGTAAAAACAGCAGGATAGAGAAAGTACAACAATGTTGTAAAAACATACATGCTCAGGAAAAGACTgggaaaatatactaaaatgttaGTGATAATTATATCAAGGTGGTGGAAAATGGGTGACTTAGATTTTCCTTATACTTTGCTCAGTTTTCTAAGTGTTCTACAAATAAGCAATACTTTTATGGTCTAAAagtaagttatttaaaaacaaaaaagatagcAAGTCTGAATAGTTCTTATTAAGGAAGAGGTGGATACTTAATTATTCAGGAAGAGATTGATACTTaaatttttggaggaaaaaaatgaatcagcTTGAGTTTGCACCATAAACTGGAAGTCTTAAAGACCAagatctagggcagccccggtggcgcagcggtttagcgccgcctgcagcccagggtgtgatcctggagacccaggatcaagtcccacattgggctccttgcatggagcctgcttctccctctgcctgtgtctcagcctctctgtgtgtctctctcatgaataaataaataaaatcttaaaaaaaaaaagaccaagatcTAGTCCATCTCTCTTATTATTGGAGTGTTGATGGTAATAGTGATAGTGATGCTAACAGTAATGGCAAGGTTCCAATGTAGACTCTTGAGTCATCTGTCCTTTTGATTCAATAAGAACAGTGTCTAAACAAAGAGCCCTATACATTACATTCATTCTGTGTAATTGTGTGTGATAATGATTGTTATTCAGGGATCTTTATCCAGTTACTCAGTTCTGAAGCAGGTTTGATTTGTTAGTAGTCACTGCATGGATATTAGCAATTGTTCTGTCTAGAAACAAACCCAGGAGAATTGGTCCACTGAGAAATATATGCTTTCCCTTAAAAGGCCTGTTTAATCCTTTTATAAGTAATTTCTTGGCCCTGTCATTATCGTATGTTACAGAAACTGGTTCCATTCCCTATATTACTGCACTGTCCCATTTGCTGTTAAACTATAAGGTAAACATCATCTCAGTAAGATGAGAGTATCTTAAATGGAATCCCTCAAATAACTCTTATCCCCACATAAGATACATACTTCCAGCTCTGAATATAGAAGATATAGTAGGTTTGATTGAAGGAGTCAtaaatatacagtatttttttagtTGAATGTATTTGTTTGCTTGGATACTCATTCTTGTGTAAATAGAGATTAAGGAGCTAACTCACTTCTGTCTTTTCAAGAATATGATCACAGAAATTCGCATCCTTACTTTTCATGGGAAGAATTTTATGTGTTACTCCCTTTTCTCTTTAGCCCATCTACCCAGGCTTATAGATAGTCTTGTGTTTGCTGTTTTAATACCCTATAATCATGAACATAATATATAAGCTAAGAAGATTTTGTAATTTGATGAAAACAAGataataatactattaataataataattgtcatTTGACTGATGAAGCATGCTTATATTACTGATTTCATCCACAGAAGCAAACTGTCATCTGTGTGCAAGCTTCACAGAAGTATTCTATGGGAATTACAGGACCAAGATTAACAGTGGAGTTGTGCATCATAGATTGCCTTCTGCCATTGGTCTTGCTTTACTATATATACACTGAGCTTGTCTTGGGTTATACAGTCTAGGCCCTTCTTAATCCTTAAACAAAGAACTCACCTTGCAACTTATTGGCTACTTATTTTCCCATTATTGAAAGTTCATTTTATGGGCTCTTACTTAATCCTGCTTACTTTCTCTGAACTTTAATTTCCTTACAATACCATAAGTATATTGTACtgtatgatttgtttttttctaagatcttacttatttgacacaggGAGAGAACATACACAAGTAGAGaataggtttagagggaaagggagaagcataTTACCCCATTAGCAGGAAGCttgactcggggctcgatcccaggaccccaagaccatgacctgaaccaaaggcagatgcttaaccaactgagccacccagcacccctgtACTATATGATATCTTAAGGTCCCTTTCTATTTACTGCATATTCTGATATTGTGCTTATGAACAATGAAGACAGAAAAGCAAGACCAGAGAAGAGATCCTAGATTGCAGTTCCCATAAATAATCAAGATTATGACTTACCAACTCCATTTTAATGGTGGCTGCTTTCCTTGGTTATTCCACAGGAATAAGGTGGTGGTAGTTATGTGggcaaatataaaatgtatttatggaaTTTTTTATATCAAGTTCTTACATTCTTATTTGGATTGTAGTATATAGTATTATCTATGGAATATTCTACGTGCCAGTCCAAGTATTTGAACTACTTCATTCTGGCCTAAGTACATAGAATGAGTTTAGGTATGAATGTTCCTAACTTGACTTCTCGTTGCAGACAAAACTTACCTGGGGCCCCTACTTATGGTTTTATATGCTTCGAGCTGCCACATCAACCCTTTCAGGTATGACTTTTCTGTTTGAATATTGCATGACTATTATAATATGCTCTAAGAACAGGAACTTTGCCAAATGGAGTGTTTCCAAAGTGAAGGAGAAACAATAAGGAGTTAGTCACTCTGTTCTCTAGCATTGTAAGATGTTAATCTAACTTTAAAACATTCTTCAGCTTcaagttgtggggtttttttaagaactgagaaatggctttattaatttattttatattaatttttatgtttttgaaccttttctttttttaagatttttatttattcatagagacacacacagagagagaagcagagacacagacagagggagaagcaggctccatgcagagagcctgacgtgggactcgatccatggtctccaggatcacgcccttggctgctggcggcgctaaaccgctgcgccaccagggctgcccctaatttttatgtttttgaaccTTTTCTATTAGCTATTTTGCTAGGTGGTTTCCCTACTGatactgttctttttctgttttactatTTATTCTAGAGCCTGTAGTTatgtaattcatttatattttaatttcattaatatttcataTCTTAAGTTGATCTGTAACTAAGtcatatttgaaagaaatgaattatcaACTTACGACTTACTCATGCTAACTTTAAATATAGGTTTTAAATTATAAGGCTTTCCTCTGTTTCCAATTTTAACTCCCGGATAGCTTCTAGCATTTTCTGCTCTTTAGTAGAGGTAATTTTGAATAATAATTCATTCAAGACACATTTACCAAGCACTCAATATTACTAGATAGTGTGGTGTAATGAAGAGAACATGAGCTTTACATTCAGACCTGGATTACATTGTGGATCTGCTTTGTCAGCCTCTCTGAATGAATCTAACCtttcacagtgcctggcatgtggccAGCACTCAGTGAATGTTATAGTACAAGCCATTCCTTCCCTATGGCCCATTGATGACCTCTAAGAGTAtatgtttttcttgaaaaaaagtaGGTATGTAATAGATAATTATAATACATGATGATACATGTATAATTAGAGGTATGAACAGAGTATTGTTAGGGAACCCAGAAGGAGCTACTAGTGCCTCTTGAGGATATCAAGGAAAATATACAGAAGAGATGTATTGAATGTTCACAATctctctgagggcagggactgcaACTTTTCTATTCTTGCAGTGCCTTGCACATAGaaagtgctcaagaaatgtttatgGAATTGTATAAGGCATTTAACTTTTGTGTCTTTAGTGTGTGACTTTCTTGGAGAGAAGATTGCATCTGTTTTGGGCATTAGCACCCCAAAATACCAATATGCCATTGATGAGTATTACCGGATGAAGAAGGAGGTAtgtctctttacatttttttattcagttaGGTTTACTGGGGACTTCGTGGGTTGTGTAAtgagcatatatgtatatacatgctcTCTAGCTGCCCAAAAGAGAGCTCCCTTAGGGTAGGCATTTCATtctagagttatttatttatcaagttagatgttttaatttatatattttttaaccctGAAATTTCCCTAGGATCTTTGTGTGAAACTAAGCTAGATTTCATTGTGCTAGGTGTTATGGAAGGTGCTGTATATAtgttatcttatttaaatcttcatACATCTCTCTTTgaattattattccaattttcagatgaggaaataggaCAGTCTCTACTTAGAACACGTAGACTAGATATATGAGAAGTGGAGGGTTTGATGCACAGAGAATTATGAGTACTAGAAATGTGTAAGAGGGCCAGCTGGTGAGGCAATTTTGTCTGCAAATGTAGTGAGGGCTTAGGGTGGGGTTGAAATGAATTTAGCCTTAAAGAGTGAGAAAAGTTTAGCTCTTAAGGGCATAGGCTGAAGAACTAAAAGGTCTGAATTCAAATTTTGACTCTACCACTTCTAATTTTGTAATCATTGGGCAAGATACTTGACCTTCATCTTTATAATGAGGAAAAGTGTGGCATCCATTTTCAGGGTTGCTCAGGATTTCAGGGTTGtttcaggattaaatgagttgatatataaaatgcttagaaagtACCCAATGTATATTAGtgaacatgaaataaatattagcaTCTCTTATTATTCTTCAAGCAAATGTAGCTAAAACTACATTTAGCTACATTAGCTAAAATGTAGAGGCTTGAGGATAAGTTGCATATTTGGAAAAGTGGCAGGAGTGGTACTTTGTCACTGGAGTGGAGTGCAACCGGGGAGTGGCTGATGTGAATCTGGAAAAGGCAGCTGACTTTGTATTTGTTATAtggtttcaaaaatgttttatgagcAAATGAGTGTTTTTAACACTACCAGCCTTGTTTAGAGCCTCATTACCTCATTTGGACTATTGTAACAGGCTCCTAAatgtctttcttgttttctctcaagCAAGCTCTAAATTAATCTTCTTGACAGGTTACTTACTCTCTAACTACTCAGACTGCATCGACCAATACAATTGCCATTTCCTCCATGAACTTAGTAGTTCTGGAactagaaaattttttaaaatatttattcatgagagagagagagagaggcagagacataggcagagggagaagcaggctccttgcagggagcctgatgcgggactcgatcccagacccttggatcacaccctgagttgaaggcagacactcaacctctgagtcacccaggcttccctggaactagaaattatttattctaaGTCTCTTGTACTTATTCCTTTCtgtcttaatattcttttttaggTGTTATTACTTCCCTCCTAGGTTGTAAACTCGAGGGCAGCAACTGCCTTACCTATATACTAGCTGCTTAGGGGAACATTAACTATATCAGTTAGTGAATAGACCACCCTATTCCACTGAATAGGCTGATACTCTATAATTGAAGTGATATAGtatttagctattttttatttagattagAATTAATCTGAAAAGCTACAACCTTTGTCAAAGTTAATTCAGGACCCATCTAAGTAGTACTGTaccatgctttaaaaataactttccttgggcagcccgggtggctcaggggtttaatgccacgttcagcccagggcctgatcctggggacctgggatcgagtcccacatcaggctccctgcatggagcctgcttctccctctgcctgtgtctctgcctctttctctctctcctctctgctgtgttgctcataaataaataaaatctttaaaaaaaaaaactttcctttatATGTCATAGTTTCCATTTCAGTTTGGGAACAGGGTAGGGATGTATGTCTTGTCTTAATTAGACCAAACTGAATTGGACGTGACACTAATGTTTTAGTTTAGAAAAAAAGGCACAAGCAGTTGAAGTGGGGAACAGATACTGTTCCTTTTGGgcatttatatttcaattattcttgattattttaggaagaagaagaagaagaggaaaacaggaTGCCTGAGGAAGCAGAAAGACAATATAAGCAGAATAAACTGCAGGCTGATCCCATTGTCCAGACAGATCAACCAGAAACAATGGTATCCAGTTCATTTGTGAATCTCAATTTTGAAATGGAGGGAGACTGTGAAGTAATTatggaaagcaaacaaaaccca
Encoded here:
- the FAM177A1 gene encoding protein FAM177A1 isoform X1, with the protein product MNSERGFENVELGVIGKKKKVPRRVIHFVSGETMEEYSTDEDEVDGPEKKDVLPTVDPTKLTWGPYLWFYMLRAATSTLSVCDFLGEKIASVLGISTPKYQYAIDEYYRMKKEEEEEEEENRMPEEAERQYKQNKLQADPIVQTDQPETMVSSSFVNLNFEMEGDCEVIMESKQNPVSVPP
- the FAM177A1 gene encoding protein FAM177A1 isoform X2 yields the protein MDPESVSRAEGGEAVAASGAAAAATFGESGRQMNSERGFENVELGVIGKKKKVPRRVIHFVSGETMEEYSTDEDEVDGPEKKDVLPTVDPTKLTWGPYLWFYMLRAATSTLSVCDFLGEKIASVLGISTPKYQYAIDEYYRMKKEEEEEEEENRMPEEAERQYKQNKLQADPIVQTDQPETMVSSSFVNLNFEMEGDCEVIMESKQNPVSVPP